In the genome of Pungitius pungitius chromosome 5, fPunPun2.1, whole genome shotgun sequence, the window ATGctgtttttttacataaaagAATTATGCTATCCATTCACTTTTTACAACTgtgtaaataaaatgaacaatcaCGCAAAAACATACTTCCCTTTTCAaaacaacattgtgtttttatattataaAACGGATtcaaatttaaatatattgttcAAACAGGCAAACAACAAGTGTTCAGAAGCCCTTTCACTTGAAGCTTGTGATTGACTCATTGCCTCTGAGAGCAGGGCCACCCGTCGGCCTGTGTGACGGCCTGTGTGGCTTCATCAGGCAGCAGGGACGGATCACTGAGGATGGACGTGGTGGTGCTCAGCTGACGGAGGGTCCTCAGcaccactgaaaaaaaacaagaaaccgCATTTTAATAAAAGCATAACTGTCAAACGGCTTTTTGAAGCTAATTATCAAGCGATGTATCCTTCAAGAGTGCTGAACCGTTGGATTCACAGAAACATCCTGTGTGTCATTCTACAAATAGTGACTCTAAAAAAAACTCGTTGCATCATTAAATCTATGAAGACAAAACACGTAGTGAGCAAACTGAACAAGGTGGAGCGATAAGCTTCTTAACAGTTTACCATGCCTCCAACCAGCTGAAACTGTGACTTCAATGATCTTTTGACGTCATCTTTCTTGTCAGACCCACCAGCTGTCATGGTAAAATCCGACCAAGTCAGGAACAAAGGCGTATTATTTTTAAgtgggaggtaaaaaaaaaaaaaaagataaagctgAGAAAGTGTGACACATGAAGATGGACAATTTAAACGCATTATTGCGTCATTAAATATGAGTATATGCACTGTTGAATTTGTCTCATATGATGGTTGCTTGATAACGGAAACAGAGATAGTGATTAATATGAAGTATCAAACCGCAACGGAGTGGTTTTACTTTTACCACAGTGGTGATCGAACACTTGAGACTGGAAGGAAGTCCCTACTGGGCCGCAAATGATCCAAAACTACTGATAGGGCGTTGTTGGGTAGAAGAAATAGCGCTTTACTCACTGGGTCGGAGCGCTGGGAGAGAACAGTGACGATCGAGCCATTGCAATGTGGTCTGACAGAGCTCTGCCCTGCTCGTAGTCGACACCATCCCATTAAAAGACTCAAAGAGAGGCTTGATAATGATGCTGAACTAGAATGAATGAAGGAGTCAAGGATCAGTCAGACTGCAGAAGGAGACAAAAGCATTTCAGAGTTCTAACATGATCACCTTCAGACGTGACCAATTTATGCATCAATCACAGGGTGCTTAACCCCAACAGGGCAGAACTAACACACCCGTAATGCCTCAACATGGTAGATAACCACAGAGAAATTCTCCTTTTAAATACAAtgtcattttgtaaaacaataactgtaaatttgtttaaaaaaagatgtatgGAGCAAACCGTCCCAAAGCTCCTTTATTGAAGGATACAATCCAGAACTTCCAGTTCTGAAGAGTGCGATTCTTTACATATTCATCGAACTTCTCCTGCATGTGGTCCAAGCGGTTTCTCCTCACAGGGACTCCTGTTGCAGGCAACTGTTCCTGGAACGAGCTGAGACGGAACCAGTGGAGAATGAATGTGCTGTGTGTAAATATCAGGAGAGGCGTGGCGTGACAAGCAGTGGtcagaacctcatccacatcctccTGCTCATTACGTTTTTTAAACATACCCGATGGCGGTGTTGATCTCCTCGATCTCCTCTCGGAGCATCTTGACCTCCTCCAGCACTTGCTGTCTCTCCTGCTGGAGCTTCCAAATGTGATCCACAGTCTTCTGCAACGTGACTGCGTTACTCATCTAAAAGGCACAAAGCAAATTCATATGGTAGGAAAGAaatccacatatatatatatatatatatgaatccATTGTGGATGTTGTGTGAAGTTTAATGACCACACAGACTTACATTTGATTGTGACTTTAAGGTCGGAACCATATTGCAGAGTGTTTTAAAGCCAATGTTTATGTTTGATCGCCTCTTTTGCTCTGCAGATATGTATGTTGTCCTCCGGCTCTGTTCCAAAACAGCAGTGGAAATATTACAACAGTGTTACTGTGTCTTCAGGAATCTTTAGCATTGGAGTGGATGGCTTACATGCTTTAACATAACATGTCATTTTATTGATTCATTACAAAAAATGAAGCCTGTAGAGGCCAATATGTCATTTAAATAATGACATCctcaaaaaatgtttcaaaacacacaaagcaaaccATTTAacataaaagatgaaaaagacacagaccTGATTTTGTTCATTCTTTACCAGCGGTGTAATGCTGCTGCTGATCAGTGACTGGGGACTAGAAACTTGATCTAAGCCATGCGGTGATCCTTGACCTGATCCCGGCTGACTGTGACctgaaaaagcaaaaacaagttAACAAGCGGAGAGCTTTCAGCTACGATGTCGTACCCGAGCCGACGCTCACCGACAGCAGAGGCCGCTTTCTGACTTCTGCGGCTGGAAGATTTCTCTTTGGGGACAATCGGCAGAGGAGACTTCTGTGTCTGAGGTAAGACGTGAAATCCAGGAGTCTGAGACacatggaaagaaaacaaaaagggcttCAAAATGTCATTCTATGACCTTGTAACCGATCACATGTTTTAAGACAACACTGGTGAATTATGCACAtcacagagaaacaaacaatgaaatgtaGTTTTGTGACTTTCTATTGGAAACTCAACAACGTAAGGACCCACTGTTTGGTAAGATCTGTAAACATACCCCTCCAAGTTGAGAAGGAGTGATGACCACTCCAGTGTTATGGACCACGTCTGCTTTTAGAGGCGATGGTGTAACGATCACAGCACTGGTGTGACCTTGGAAAGGGGTTGCTGGGATGAAAACAAGAAATTAGTATTATGCCAAAACGCATAGATAGATAGAATTTCCTCTGCCTTTTTCATCTTCCATTGGTTAGGACAACATTGCATTTAATATCTTGAAATTTACTTTACAAAGCGGCAGCCTAAAGGCTCAGTGGTTTGCTTTAGGAAAGGCTTGAGCGCTCTCTGGTGGGGATTAAGTTTATGTACCAGCTCCACATACAGATCAACAACCTGAGACCCCAAGACCAGAAAGAACAAACCTGTgcggaggaggatggaggaggggagggtgttCGCGGGGGCAATCCTTTGCACGGGGCGGTTTTTGGTGGCGCTGGGTGAGTAAAAGGGGCGTGGCAGGGCAAACGTCTGCGGGTGTTGGACAGGCGTGGCAGGTAATGGAGCCATGGGCTgaagtggagaaggaggaggctgtGTGGATATGGAGCCGTAGCCGGAGGCATGGCTGAAGGTGGATGCCGTGTCGCTGGGTTTGACAGCGGGGGTCTTGTGGGTAATCACAGGTGGTTCTACAGCCTCATCCTGAGCTGAGGCGTCGTCCAAGGGCGACGGAACCATGGAGGCTGCCGACGCCGAGTCCTGACCTGGATGACACTGGGACAGAGGATCATGGGATAACGGCGGACGGACTGAGGGACTTGCTGCTTGATCACTGGGCGCCACATGCCCTGGAAACAGAGGTAGGTAGTTCTGTTCATATgctgcagcaccaccaccaccctctgtTGGACTGGCcatgggagaggggaggggcaggTGGCCAGGAGGGGAGATGTTGTCGCTTGTGAGCATGGAGGACATTAAGAGGGCCTGGCAAAGGTTAAAGGGAAAGGAACAAACATTGATTAAGCTTAACTTTGAAAGTCCTGACCATCTAGCAGCAAAGACAGCGTAACTTTTTATACTAGACAATGTCCCTTTTTGTTGAGTTGGGAGGGAAGGGAGAGGAGACTGTAATAGAATTATGGAAAAGTTCAATTTAATTttctttcaatttaaaaaagaataagcTAAATTGCAATGGTTAATGTCTGAAAAGGACCTATGCAGAATTTATCGACTCCACAGAGAACATAACAAAAGCTTCTAAATGCACTACAGACTGAAACAGAAGACAAATATTTTCTTACCTTCTATAACTTTTGAGCAATACTATTTTAATAAGATTTAGTAATATTATGTTAAAATAACTAGAAAATAGTGGCGTAAATCCTCAGGAAAAGTAACCCACTCCTTGAAGAAAGGCACCTGGGGGGGTGTGTTGGACGTGTGCCTTGCGTTTGTTTACCTGTGACTGTGAGCTGCTGCTGGGTTGAAGGGTGACAGGTGGTGCAGTGGGTGAAACAGAGGGGAAGGCGGGCTGACGGAGGCTGTGAAATAAGTCTGGAACAAGAGTCTCTATGTTAGCTGGAGGTTAGTAACATCCCACTATCTCTGGTGTTAAGCAAAGCCCACTGCTTTGGGTGAGCTAGTAGCACATGTGCGCCTGATTCCTACCAGGAGTGAACTAGTAGGTGAGTGCAGCACTACTGCAGCGACGGCTGGTGCCTTACGCCTCCCTACCTTGCAGCGGGTCAAAAGAGTCCATGAAGTCCAGGTTGGGTTGTAAAGGGATGAGTCCTGGTTGGATCATGTCTGCGTTCCCTGCATGTGCTGttggaggtgaagaggagggggagaaggccGGTGGCACCGATTCCCCAATCAATGTCTTAATGACCTATTGATTCCACAAAGTAGATGATCAATATGCTCACCAATCTCCCGTGGGTTAGGCCAGGCTATGGGCTGGTGCGAGGCCAACGTGGAGAACAACGTGTCTGAAAACTCAGACATCAGAACATCCATATCAAAGAGGGGGTCCATCTCCATGGGGGCGGGGGTTTCGTTGTGCCGCCGAGGCAGCCGGCGCACGGCAGTGTCCTCGTCCTGATAAGAGGAGACACGCAGCATGTCTGGAGAGACTTCCCCGAACAGCAGTAGCTGCTCCTCAGGTCCCTTTATGAGCGTTAGAAATGCAAGCAGCAGGCGAGTTAATGACACACAAGCATGCAGCCACCATGGACGACTCTGACCTGACTAACAACACTTTATGCACAAGTCTGAAATGAATCCCCATATCTGTATATGGACATACGTTTAAGTATGTGactaatatatatttagatattatTTGCAGAGTATATATGATCTATTACAAAGCATTTAAGTGTGGAAGGGTGACTAGTTTAGTGAGTTATTTATACAAATATTAACATCTGGTTAATTTTCACAGTACAAATGGTAATGACGACAGTTCATCCAAGTTACAACAGCACTTTGGTGGGTTAAGCATGATGCAGTTTTTTATACCTTAAGCAAGCTTGAGAGGTCATCATCCTTATGCTTTTGTAACTATAAAAGAGAATGTGAGTGCTCCATTAGATAAACATTATATTttagaaacaataaaacaaaaaaagacagcttTGAACAAAAGTTCATTCATGATAACTGGACAATACAataccctttttttaaagtatgttCTCCACTTGTGGTACTCTCTGATAACGATTTCAATTCGTCTTTTCCAGCATATCCCATCCATGGCAGAACCCTGCGGAGGAAAGACGGAGACGATCCATCCCAAAGAAAGCACGTGACAAAGGAAACTCAAAACTCAATGACAAGCAAATGCTTGAGAGACCGGACTTAAAATCATACTCGTGATATGTTTTAGAAACAAAGTCCCCATTGCTGTTTGGACACTTGGTGTCTGCCTTTACCTCTGCAGAGCGCTGGATGTTCCATACTACGTCCATACTGCCATCCAGGGGAGTTGCAAAGTGGCAAACCGGATTCTCCCTTTTCTCCACATCTGTGGGCAGAACAACCACCTTAACGACATGCTCCGTTCAATTCCCAATGCAATGAAAGATAAATGAACATATGTTGCAGCAATATCTCCTTACAGTGGACAAATAATGGCCGTAGCCCAGCTTGTAACTGAAGAAAAGCTTGAcccagtttgtgtttatttttgggaTACGCGAGAGACGCTATCGATCACTGTCACACAACGACTCGTGGTACGTAAACACATCGATAGTCCTGCCGACGGCCTGCTGCTTATCTTGGGAGTCGTGAAAAACAGAACACAGTTCCATACTGTAAAAGTTTAGGAATCTACCGATGATGCTTCTGGAGTAGGACGATAGAGCATCAATAACGGCTGGTGCCATCATTGATCATGAAAAGGGCAACGTGTGCTCAAATGTAGATGAATCAAGTCACTTGAATGCTGTAACAAATGTTCTACACtccaaaagaaagaggaagtcaTACACTGCATATACCAGGCCCTCCAAATAGCGTTGTTGAGGCGGATCTTGTCTCTCCAAAGCAGTTTGAGACCTCTGAAGTTCTTCCATTTGGGAGACACCAAATTACCACTGAAAAGACAAGAAGGTATACAGTGATGAAATCTCACCAGACCTTCTGTGAAACAAATACAACGGCTTCACAAGTAGATTGCTGTGTGCTGAAAAGTCTTCTTAAGaaaaggcaaaacaaacaagcaggaaTCTGACAAGTTCAAGTCAGAATTATATTTACAAGGCTGACGGGAGACAAGCAATAAACAGGGAGGAAAGAgacacgtgtgtctgtgtgccacTGGAGCTTTTGTGCgttttgattaaattaaatcaaatacttTTCTTACATTGCCGTGTATCTTTTATTCCAGTATTTTATACCAGTCTCACCTGAccttgttttaaatatatattatcttGGCTCTTTAACATCGGTTTTGTCTCCAtgctttcactttgtttcaAGATGTTTTTTGGAAAGAACTTTGAATTCGCTGAAATGGCTAAATACAAGAATAGGTTTAACTAGTAACTGAGTATgcattaaactttaaaaatgtttctcaAATGACAGGTTTTTGATTCACTTTTTAACAGGACCGGAGAGAGTGACTCATAGAAAACCTTCCTGTCTGCTTTGATAAGGAAGTGGCAATTCCTCTATGAGAAAGTGAGTTCACAATTTCCTTCTTCCCGGCCTTTTATGATGTCGTTTGTGTGCTTACTCAGTTTTAACAAGTAGGTAAGCACTCCCGCTCCAAGCAATAGAATGACGAATGAATGACAGCAGCAGAACAGTAAGTGCGGCCGGTGCTTTGCAGGCCTATAGATAGTCCTCCCGGTGAATCCAGGAACGTGCCATTCGGATCCTCTGAGCAGCTGGCTCTCCACCAGCGCTACAGTAACACGACTGTAAACAGAACCAAGAGCAGCCGAGGCTCTGCAGGAGCAACTCCGCTGAGTTTCTGAATCCAGCAGGAAATATTGTTAGTACCCACAGCTGTCAAGCACGTGCCCAGAAATAAGGGTACAGACAAAATACGTGATGGTAGACAGTCGGAGAGTCCAGTTATTACATTTGGGCCAATAAAACGATTGGAGGGGCTTATTGACTTGATACAGTCAGGCAACAGCTGCAGATACTGATGCCGTTGACTCATTGATTGCTGTCAGGCTCTGTTGTTGAtttgaaatattattattattatttaaatgaacaacTCTGCACCGTCTTCAATGTCATAAAGTCTCAGTAGAATACCACAAATCAGTACATTTCCCAAAGTACAagtttacattgttttgaatttaactagtgttttcttttttacttttaatgctCGGGAAGAACGCATCATCAAATTCTGAGATTACAGAAATAGCAAAtaggtcattttatttttgacaagGGCTTAATCCACAAATTCCACCACATAAAGTTCTATTTTCACACCCCAAGAAACATTTTACGAACGTCTAAATGTATCTTGTGACCTTTGAGAGGGAGTGTAAACACCTGGATGGGAACATTTGTACCAATATTAAGCCAGGATGAATCGAGAAAACACTGCAAATGCGTTATTACCCGTCATCAGTCATTGGGGAGGGGTTTAAGCAGATTTGGGGGGGCAATTGTAATTGGTTCTTTTAACTAGAATTATGGTGAGTGAGAGTGAGTGGagggtttttattattttgaataggTGAAGAGTAAAAGAAGACCTAATTTCTTCCCCTAAATGACCAGTGGTCAAGCAGGAAGTAACACGAAGAGAAGCCTCGTGACAGCAGGATCTCATGCTTGACTTTTCTTATCTGCACAGGACTACGGTCAGCTAAGGTGGGGCAATACATGACAGCGCACCGTCACGTTTCCACGTGAATCCAGGGAGGCGAGATGcgttgcaacaacaacaacaacaacatacctGTACGCGAGAGTCATGCACTCAAAAAGTTTGGTCAGTGAAGCATCTATGGAGAGATGTGACATCCTCGCGTTGCCAAATCGATAGGTGCGACAGGTCTGCTCGTTGACAGTATCGAAGTCATAGCCTTTCTTCGGAGGGTGCTCGATATGCGGCGATGACACCATGAAGTGTCCGCTGTGGATGATCTGAGACTCCAGCTTGTCCAGCCGCTTCAGGGCCATCAGGTGGGTCTCCGAGTCCGAGTCGTCGTCCTGCTCCGTCTTTATCCTCGAGGGTGGGCGACGATACGTCTGCCGTGAATTGGTCTCTCTCGCAGCCATGTCGGTAACTCGGTAACCGGGGGACaaatagctaatgttagccagcAAgctaggacaaaaaaaaacctcgctTTCATCGGGCTCGCAGAGAATACGCGGCTGTAGCGGCCTCTTGGTTAAAGTTTGTCAACTTGGCGCCGTGTAGAGGTCCCGGTTCACTCATGTTTTAAGTTGTAGGCAATTTATAGCGCAAGTGAACTTGTTGACTTGTAAGACAGCGTTAGTGGACGTAGCTGGGAGTTGCGGCGACCagctgaccaaaaaaaaagcagcttgcGGACTGTTTTCTGCCCGGAGCAGGAAGTTCCAGTCTGTGAGAGCTTCTGATTGGTCCGTCAGAGCCCCGCCCACAGAGGAACGCAACGGATacaggtgttacaccgaaatctgtgacccctcagaaactgtgaccgcagtgggcgctgtttcacatcgtctgctcgtgcgtgttAGACAtgggagggcgaagaagagcgcctacgcaaacggcgtaaacgttaatacattacgtccatggatgaaagcatcatattgtagtgttaagaaaagaaagaacaaaatatttaatggaccagcacattggctaagttgtcagaatgtgtgaccccactgtaactgcttaataaagaagttaaacttcaaaatattgtttggggttgttatttcatctcttcacattactctggacacatattttcttatttggagtCTTCACAGAGCCAGTAGCTCAGAGGTCACCGTATCTGACAACTAGCagccgtcagaatgtgtgaccccacttTAGCGTAGGCGCCCATTGGCGCTCTTAtgtttacgccgtttgcgtaggcgctcttctttgcccacgcacgagcagacgatgtgaaacagcgccctctgcggtcacagtttcggaggggtcacagatttcggtgtaacacctgATTCTTCCGTTGACTCATTCCGCAGAAATATGCTGTTACCAGTTTGTAGAGTTGTTACTTAAAACACTTTTTCTGAAAATGTGACGAAATAATGTATCgatgtattgttattattttatttataaataaaaacatttaaatttatttgttttaaattttaGCCTTTTGGCCCCTCCCTGTAATAAAGCCTATCTCCGAGGCTCGTCTTTTTGTTAGATTGAGTTTAAAGGCTGTTTTGTATGAATGTGATTTGTTTCATGGTAGGAGACGAATTCTAATCCTTTACATATGCTGTACCACAAAAACTCCGTAGGACAATACTGTTAAATACTGTTCACAATGTCAATCTGAAAGAATATGTTACTTTAGTGTAGACATTCTTGATAGATAATAGACTTTAATATAGATGTTTATTCATACAAT includes:
- the mlxip gene encoding MLX-interacting protein isoform X2 → MAARETNSRQTYRRPPSRIKTEQDDDSDSETHLMALKRLDKLESQIIHSGHFMVSSPHIEHPPKKGYDFDTVNEQTCRTYRFGNARMSHLSIDASLTKLFECMTLAYSGNLVSPKWKNFRGLKLLWRDKIRLNNAIWRAWYMQYVEKRENPVCHFATPLDGSMDVVWNIQRSAEGSAMDGICWKRRIEIVIREYHKWRTYFKKRLQKHKDDDLSSLLKDEDTAVRRLPRRHNETPAPMEMDPLFDMDVLMSEFSDTLFSTLASHQPIAWPNPREIAHAGNADMIQPGLIPLQPNLDFMDSFDPLQDLFHSLRQPAFPSVSPTAPPVTLQPSSSSQSQALLMSSMLTSDNISPPGHLPLPSPMASPTEGGGGAAAYEQNYLPLFPGHVAPSDQAASPSVRPPLSHDPLSQCHPGQDSASAASMVPSPLDDASAQDEAVEPPVITHKTPAVKPSDTASTFSHASGYGSISTQPPPSPLQPMAPLPATPVQHPQTFALPRPFYSPSATKNRPVQRIAPANTLPSSILLRTATPFQGHTSAVIVTPSPLKADVVHNTGVVITPSQLGGTPGFHVLPQTQKSPLPIVPKEKSSSRRSQKAASAVGHSQPGSGQGSPHGLDQVSSPQSLISSSITPLVKNEQNQSRRTTYISAEQKRRSNINIGFKTLCNMVPTLKSQSNMSNAVTLQKTVDHIWKLQQERQQVLEEVKMLREEIEEINTAIGSFQEQLPATGVPVRRNRLDHMQEKFDEYVKNRTLQNWKFWIFSIIIKPLFESFNGMVSTTSRAELCQTTLQWLDRHCSLPALRPMVLRTLRQLSTTTSILSDPSLLPDEATQAVTQADGWPCSQRQ
- the mlxip gene encoding MLX-interacting protein isoform X1; this translates as MAARETNSRQTYRRPPSRIKTEQDDDSDSETHLMALKRLDKLESQIIHSGHFMVSSPHIEHPPKKGYDFDTVNEQTCRTYRFGNARMSHLSIDASLTKLFECMTLAYSGNLVSPKWKNFRGLKLLWRDKIRLNNAIWRAWYMQYVEKRENPVCHFATPLDGSMDVVWNIQRSAEGSAMDGICWKRRIEIVIREYHKWRTYFKKRLQKHKDDDLSSLLKGPEEQLLLFGEVSPDMLRVSSYQDEDTAVRRLPRRHNETPAPMEMDPLFDMDVLMSEFSDTLFSTLASHQPIAWPNPREIAHAGNADMIQPGLIPLQPNLDFMDSFDPLQDLFHSLRQPAFPSVSPTAPPVTLQPSSSSQSQALLMSSMLTSDNISPPGHLPLPSPMASPTEGGGGAAAYEQNYLPLFPGHVAPSDQAASPSVRPPLSHDPLSQCHPGQDSASAASMVPSPLDDASAQDEAVEPPVITHKTPAVKPSDTASTFSHASGYGSISTQPPPSPLQPMAPLPATPVQHPQTFALPRPFYSPSATKNRPVQRIAPANTLPSSILLRTATPFQGHTSAVIVTPSPLKADVVHNTGVVITPSQLGGTPGFHVLPQTQKSPLPIVPKEKSSSRRSQKAASAVGHSQPGSGQGSPHGLDQVSSPQSLISSSITPLVKNEQNQSRRTTYISAEQKRRSNINIGFKTLCNMVPTLKSQSNMSNAVTLQKTVDHIWKLQQERQQVLEEVKMLREEIEEINTAIGSFQEQLPATGVPVRRNRLDHMQEKFDEYVKNRTLQNWKFWIFSIIIKPLFESFNGMVSTTSRAELCQTTLQWLDRHCSLPALRPMVLRTLRQLSTTTSILSDPSLLPDEATQAVTQADGWPCSQRQ